CGCGTCACCTCAGGAGTTGTCCTTGACGTCCTCGCTCCAGAAGCCGCCCTTCTCCAGAATCGAAATGGCCAATTCCGCACCCGATTCGATATGCGCGACCATCGCCTTCTCACTGGCATCGGCGCTCCGCGATGACAAGGCAGCGAAGATGGTCTCATGCTCGCGCCGGGCCTTGTTCTCCCAGTCTCTCGCGAATTCGTAGAACTTCGCCGGCATCGTGCTCGTGAGCTGGCGCAGAACGGATCTAAGCCTCCGAGAGGCCCCGGTTCGGTTGATGTGCCTGTGGAACAGGAAGTTCAGGCGACCCTGTTCCTCGGGATCGGTGGCCCGATTGAACTGGTCCAGCAAATCCCGTAGCAAGGCGAGGTCTTCGTCCGTCATCCGCGTCGCGGCGCGGCTGGCCGCACGTCCTTCCACCAGGCCGATCAGGACGTAGTGATCGTAGACGTCTTCCCGTGTCAACGGAGCCACGAAACATCCTCGGCGGGGCACGCTTATGACCAGTCCCTCGTTCTC
This window of the Streptosporangiales bacterium genome carries:
- a CDS encoding FCD domain-containing protein; the protein is MTVPRKSKKAQAMPSDGVAQRPTVRQSPPTLKEVVAGRLRHAIFSGGLKPNQRIDQDLMAMEFGVSKLPVREALISLENEGLVISVPRRGCFVAPLTREDVYDHYVLIGLVEGRAASRAATRMTDEDLALLRDLLDQFNRATDPEEQGRLNFLFHRHINRTGASRRLRSVLRQLTSTMPAKFYEFARDWENKARREHETIFAALSSRSADASEKAMVAHIESGAELAISILEKGGFWSEDVKDNS